A genomic region of Methanothermobacter thermautotrophicus str. Delta H contains the following coding sequences:
- a CDS encoding glycosyltransferase family 4 protein produces the protein MEAEHLVKRGHEVFVITTSPNEHYREEYMNGVKIYRLPPNNLYAFYDNFKNQNNHKIPSKVMWHIIDTFNLRLKNKIRTILLDEKPDLVHVHNFGGLSTLLFNEIKNNGLPVVFTAHDYSVICPKANLLRSDNSICEEGSLICLGYAKIKKFLLGGAVDVVISPSQFLINKLRENNIFNETEMIKLPNPIELGETSPSSKPYHKKLMLLYVGELSKHKGLHILIEALKRIDDENICVDIYGRGVHEDYFKSISKDLNVFFRGYANGFEELKKAYQNANVTVVPSICYEVFGMIILESFMNSTPVIASRIGGIPEVVRDGYNGFLFKPGSVNGLRRILERISEHPSILKELERNAYKSSQGYSIEDHVKKLEEIYRGLL, from the coding sequence ATTGAGGCCGAGCACCTAGTAAAAAGAGGACATGAGGTTTTCGTAATAACTACAAGTCCAAATGAACACTATCGTGAGGAATATATGAATGGGGTTAAAATTTACAGATTACCTCCCAATAATTTATATGCCTTTTACGACAACTTCAAAAACCAGAATAATCATAAAATCCCTTCAAAAGTTATGTGGCACATCATAGACACATTCAATTTAAGATTAAAAAATAAAATTAGGACAATTCTCCTTGATGAAAAACCGGACTTAGTCCATGTTCATAACTTCGGAGGTCTCTCCACCCTCCTTTTTAATGAAATAAAGAATAATGGGTTGCCTGTCGTTTTCACAGCACATGATTACAGTGTTATATGTCCAAAGGCTAACTTGCTTCGATCTGATAACAGCATATGTGAAGAAGGGTCATTAATATGTTTGGGTTACGCTAAAATTAAGAAATTCTTATTGGGTGGCGCTGTTGATGTCGTAATTTCACCTTCCCAGTTTTTAATCAACAAATTAAGAGAAAATAACATTTTCAATGAAACGGAGATGATTAAATTACCTAACCCGATAGAGTTAGGCGAAACATCACCCTCTTCTAAACCTTATCATAAGAAACTGATGCTTCTCTATGTGGGAGAATTGAGTAAACACAAAGGTCTTCATATTCTTATTGAAGCCCTTAAAAGGATTGATGATGAGAACATATGTGTGGATATATATGGAAGAGGGGTCCACGAGGATTACTTTAAAAGTATATCAAAGGATCTGAATGTTTTTTTTAGAGGATATGCAAACGGATTTGAGGAATTGAAAAAGGCATATCAAAATGCCAATGTCACTGTGGTGCCTTCAATATGCTATGAGGTCTTTGGCATGATTATATTGGAAAGTTTCATGAATTCAACGCCAGTAATTGCAAGCAGGATAGGTGGTATCCCTGAAGTTGTGAGGGACGGATATAACGGTTTCCTCTTTAAACCGGGAAGTGTTAATGGACTCAGGAGGATTCTTGAAAGAATTTCAGAGCACCCATCCATACTTAAAGAACTTGAAAGGAATGCATATAAATCTTCGCAGGGGTACAGCATCGAGGATCACGTGAAGAAACTTGAGGAGATCTACAGGGGATTGTTATGA
- a CDS encoding GNAT family N-acetyltransferase, translated as MQIRMVKMSDVWSLTNFYMSLKENERILFHPFPFRYPLVFLIILYFAFSNFLYEYLDLINNKLSVISLVAEHEGSIQGFVFISNIKERKVAKNFGIVVGRRWRGRGIGRNLADAMIDICKKEGINEIHLTVMAKNKSAISLYKKLGFEVTEYHEKRERWGGKFYPDYSMVFWG; from the coding sequence TTGCAGATAAGGATGGTTAAAATGTCTGATGTATGGTCTCTTACTAACTTTTACATGTCTCTAAAAGAAAACGAAAGAATCTTATTCCACCCATTCCCTTTTAGATACCCTCTAGTTTTTTTGATAATATTATACTTTGCTTTTTCAAATTTTTTGTATGAATACCTCGATTTAATAAATAATAAGCTTTCTGTAATATCATTGGTAGCGGAGCATGAGGGATCGATTCAGGGGTTTGTGTTTATATCAAATATTAAAGAACGGAAGGTTGCTAAAAATTTTGGTATAGTTGTGGGGAGACGTTGGCGAGGTCGGGGAATTGGAAGGAACCTTGCTGATGCTATGATTGATATCTGTAAAAAAGAAGGAATTAATGAGATACATTTAACTGTGATGGCCAAAAACAAATCTGCAATCTCATTATATAAAAAATTAGGATTTGAGGTTACCGAATATCATGAAAAAAGAGAAAGATGGGGAGGTAAATTCTATCCTGATTATAGTATGGTTTTCTGGGGCTGA
- a CDS encoding glycosyltransferase family 4 protein: MKIAFFHHTMVRGSGIDTVIWELAKRLKKDHDVSIFTFFNEYDNPIVNTISIPFHENRLVNAVFAPIIPSSYSFRKKVKDFDVVNVHHFPANFFPFFPTNMDTLNIVTEWSGPPMCLLENMNFNERLYMKLARFMNKYAANRADGLLAPCSFVKQWIMDNYGLNSHKMYLDGINFDYFDYRNEYNKPDFGGPTILYVGRIAPNKNIDLLIESFEIVKKEFDDSKLVIVGRKTFPAYYRKLKKVIKNKNLQEDVIFTGEVPWGELPDYYASCDVYATCSSWEGFLRAEAFAMKKPMVAFDTGANRDTIKDGINGFLVENGDYVSFAEAIIKLIEDPTLNKHMGNEGYRWARKHLDFDVICQNFSKYLEEEISCR; the protein is encoded by the coding sequence ATGAAAATAGCGTTTTTTCATCATACCATGGTCAGAGGTAGTGGAATAGATACTGTGATATGGGAACTTGCAAAAAGACTGAAAAAAGATCATGATGTGAGTATCTTCACATTTTTCAATGAATATGACAACCCCATTGTTAACACTATCTCTATTCCATTCCATGAAAACCGTCTTGTTAATGCAGTTTTTGCACCAATCATACCTAGTTCTTATAGCTTCAGAAAAAAGGTTAAGGATTTTGATGTTGTAAACGTTCACCATTTCCCTGCCAACTTTTTTCCATTCTTTCCTACCAATATGGATACTCTCAATATCGTGACAGAATGGAGCGGTCCTCCTATGTGTTTACTTGAAAACATGAATTTCAATGAAAGATTATACATGAAATTAGCCCGCTTCATGAATAAATATGCTGCAAATCGTGCCGATGGGTTGTTAGCGCCATGTAGTTTTGTTAAACAATGGATAATGGATAACTATGGTCTTAATTCCCATAAGATGTATCTGGATGGAATAAACTTTGATTATTTTGATTACAGAAATGAGTATAATAAACCTGATTTTGGAGGTCCTACCATACTTTACGTGGGGCGTATTGCACCAAACAAAAATATTGATCTTTTAATAGAATCCTTTGAAATCGTGAAAAAGGAATTTGATGATTCTAAACTTGTTATCGTGGGTCGCAAAACATTCCCTGCTTATTATCGGAAGCTTAAAAAAGTTATAAAAAACAAAAATCTCCAGGAGGATGTTATATTCACAGGAGAAGTTCCCTGGGGAGAATTACCAGATTATTATGCATCATGTGACGTTTATGCTACATGTTCATCGTGGGAGGGATTCCTCAGGGCCGAGGCTTTTGCAATGAAGAAACCCATGGTAGCATTTGATACGGGTGCAAATAGAGATACCATAAAGGACGGTATAAATGGATTTCTGGTTGAAAATGGAGATTATGTATCATTTGCAGAAGCTATAATAAAATTAATCGAGGATCCTACTTTAAATAAGCATATGGGTAATGAAGGATATAGATGGGCACGTAAACATCTAGATTTTGATGTAATCTGCCAAAATTTCTCTAAATATCTTGAGGAGGAGATTTCTTGCAGATAA